The following are encoded in a window of bacterium genomic DNA:
- a CDS encoding D-alanyl-D-alanine carboxypeptidase family protein, with the protein MHKLLTQYPIWTYGAAGLVLGALIGAPVYAGISYVRGSTTREELAVSRKAVSELREKLGSVEEERDQLQELLRKASDENAAFGKRVEELASNVNFLDKMSKTDRELLQKYSSVYFLSENFIPDPLVPINEEMLARSGSNMMIHGSVFPFLEKMMAAAERDGFSLRILSSYRSFGTQSSLKSGYKITYGAGTANKFSADQGYSEHQLGTTVDFTTAENPTTLSTSFRDTPHYSWLIRHAHEYGFVLSYPEGNSFFQFEPWHWRFVGVDLATRLYYDNMYFYDLDQREINAYLARIFD; encoded by the coding sequence GTGCATAAACTCCTCACGCAATACCCTATCTGGACATATGGCGCTGCAGGTCTCGTTCTTGGCGCCCTCATCGGAGCACCGGTGTATGCAGGCATTTCATATGTCCGCGGTTCAACAACAAGGGAAGAACTCGCCGTCTCCCGGAAAGCAGTATCAGAACTGCGGGAGAAATTGGGTAGCGTGGAGGAAGAGCGCGACCAGCTGCAGGAACTCTTACGGAAAGCATCTGATGAAAACGCCGCGTTCGGCAAACGAGTAGAGGAACTGGCTTCAAACGTCAATTTCCTCGACAAGATGTCGAAAACCGATCGTGAACTACTCCAGAAGTATTCGTCCGTGTATTTTTTGAGCGAGAATTTCATACCGGACCCCTTGGTCCCGATTAACGAGGAGATGCTCGCCCGGTCGGGGAGCAATATGATGATCCACGGCAGTGTATTCCCGTTCCTCGAAAAGATGATGGCAGCCGCAGAGCGCGATGGTTTTTCACTTCGCATCCTCTCCTCCTATCGCTCCTTCGGCACACAGAGCTCTCTTAAATCAGGTTACAAGATCACCTACGGCGCGGGCACCGCAAATAAATTCTCCGCTGATCAGGGGTATTCCGAACACCAGCTCGGCACGACCGTGGACTTCACGACGGCGGAGAATCCGACGACGTTAAGCACGTCATTCCGTGATACACCGCACTACAGCTGGCTCATCCGTCATGCGCACGAATACGGCTTCGTGCTTTCCTATCCTGAGGGCAATTCCTTCTTCCAGTTCGAGCCATGGCACTGGCGGTTCGTCGGAGTTGACCTCGCAACACGCCTGTACTACGACAATATGTATTTCTATGATCTCGATCAGCGCGAGATAAACGCCTACCTCGCCCGCATTTTCGATTAG
- a CDS encoding nucleotide sugar dehydrogenase, whose amino-acid sequence MIQKTLEPIPHTEDRTSVASPSSHETTTIAVIGLGYVGLPLAIRAATREFPVIGFDIDTRKIESIRSGDVAYITPEEQAELARTKILTATMSESKLKEADVFIICVPTPVNGYEPDLAPLEGASHIVSKALRRGNLVIVESTVNPGACEEVVLPILEKSGLKVERDFYLAHCPERINPGDSKWAVGSIPRVIGGAGPASLEKAQALYEQLVDAQILPLNTLKEAEAVKMVENAFRDINIAFVNELAMAFDRAGIDLVNVIRGASTKPFAFMPHFPGAGVGGHCIPVDPYYLIRYGEKNGFMHRFLITARSINNRMPHYTVSMLSKALRRKRKQLSRSTVALLGVAYKRDVPDMRESPAEAIRDILEKRGAVVRIYDPHVPEHSTVDSLEEALQDADAALIATDHSEFRTLTPFHFMRSGVGIVIDGRNCLRKEDFLESGVHYSGIGRATL is encoded by the coding sequence ATGATACAAAAGACCCTCGAACCGATTCCGCATACTGAAGATCGGACATCCGTAGCATCCCCTTCCTCGCATGAGACCACTACCATCGCCGTCATCGGCCTCGGGTATGTCGGCTTGCCACTCGCCATCCGTGCCGCAACACGTGAATTCCCGGTCATCGGGTTTGATATCGATACCCGGAAGATAGAATCCATCCGCAGCGGCGATGTCGCGTATATCACCCCCGAGGAACAAGCAGAGCTCGCACGCACGAAGATACTCACCGCGACCATGAGTGAATCGAAGCTCAAGGAAGCAGATGTATTCATCATCTGCGTACCGACACCGGTGAACGGATATGAACCGGATCTTGCTCCGCTGGAAGGTGCATCACATATCGTCTCGAAAGCCCTCCGCCGCGGGAATCTCGTCATCGTCGAATCGACCGTGAACCCCGGCGCATGCGAAGAAGTCGTCCTTCCGATATTGGAAAAGAGCGGTCTCAAGGTCGAGCGTGACTTCTACCTCGCGCACTGCCCGGAACGCATCAATCCCGGAGATTCGAAGTGGGCGGTCGGCAGCATTCCGCGCGTCATCGGCGGCGCAGGTCCCGCATCGCTTGAGAAAGCGCAAGCGCTCTATGAGCAGCTCGTCGATGCTCAGATACTGCCGCTGAACACCCTCAAGGAGGCCGAGGCCGTGAAGATGGTTGAGAATGCATTCCGCGACATCAATATCGCGTTCGTGAACGAGCTCGCGATGGCGTTCGACCGCGCGGGCATCGATCTCGTCAATGTCATCCGCGGTGCTTCCACGAAACCCTTCGCGTTCATGCCCCACTTCCCGGGTGCCGGCGTCGGCGGCCACTGCATTCCGGTAGACCCGTACTATCTCATCCGTTACGGAGAGAAGAACGGCTTCATGCATCGATTCCTCATCACGGCACGCTCGATCAACAACCGCATGCCGCATTACACGGTCAGCATGCTCTCGAAGGCCCTGCGTCGGAAGCGTAAGCAGCTTTCCCGCTCGACCGTCGCCCTCCTCGGTGTGGCGTACAAACGCGATGTGCCGGACATGCGTGAGAGCCCTGCTGAAGCCATCCGCGACATCCTCGAGAAACGCGGGGCGGTCGTCCGTATCTACGACCCGCATGTCCCCGAGCATTCCACCGTTGATTCGCTGGAAGAAGCCTTACAGGATGCCGATGCGGCGCTCATCGCGACCGATCACAGCGAATTCCGCACGCTCACCCCGTTCCACTTCATGCGCAGCGGCGTCGGCATCGTCATCGATGGACGCAACTGCCTGCGAAAAGAAGATTTCCTCGAAAGCGGCGTGCACTACTCCGGCATCGGACGCGCAACGCTATGA
- a CDS encoding HAMP domain-containing histidine kinase: MSRIFEGSLLKEEIQAYWKRFAASVTGFADKYQFDPFLRTQINVIGMLVAFSVFLLALIGILVDYLYHDISLAIVTGVRDSILMGGGSSGSVPALEDIRSDNLSAIAVITATATVAFGYLLTRVALSPTRNALSSQKQFIGNIAHELRTPLSIIKTNTEVTLLGETVSSETRKTLESTVEELDRLSDIINNLLSLSASVRPERIEFKPIDVGSVIGDVVRKLDGLAKLRNLEVSTKVAQSCYVLGNYSALEQILTNLVKNAINYTARGGTISVVAEQIGASHVEIVVNDSGAGIARQDLFHIFEPFYRAEPSRNRAKGGSGLGLAIVSELVRLHHGKITVRSAVGRGTTVVVSLPLAAIPEPAPSLRDKNFFDEVAVDYSHRKI; the protein is encoded by the coding sequence ATGTCAAGAATCTTCGAAGGAAGCTTGCTCAAGGAGGAGATCCAAGCATATTGGAAACGGTTCGCGGCATCGGTTACCGGCTTCGCGGATAAGTACCAGTTCGATCCGTTCCTGCGTACGCAGATCAACGTGATCGGGATGCTTGTCGCGTTTTCGGTCTTCCTGCTCGCCCTCATCGGGATCTTGGTGGATTATCTCTACCACGATATCTCGCTGGCGATCGTCACCGGTGTCCGCGACAGCATCCTCATGGGTGGCGGAAGTTCCGGCAGCGTGCCCGCCTTGGAGGACATCCGATCGGACAATCTTTCAGCCATCGCCGTCATAACGGCCACCGCCACCGTCGCCTTCGGCTACCTTCTCACCCGCGTCGCGCTCTCCCCTACGCGAAATGCGCTCTCGTCGCAGAAGCAATTCATCGGTAATATCGCCCACGAGCTGCGCACACCGCTCTCCATCATCAAGACGAACACGGAAGTCACTCTCCTTGGCGAGACCGTCTCATCGGAAACCCGCAAGACGCTCGAGAGCACCGTTGAAGAGCTGGATCGTCTTTCAGACATCATCAATAATCTTCTCTCGCTCTCGGCCTCCGTGCGACCGGAACGCATCGAATTCAAACCGATAGACGTCGGCAGCGTGATCGGGGATGTCGTCCGCAAACTAGACGGACTCGCGAAGCTCCGGAACCTCGAGGTAAGTACGAAGGTGGCACAGTCATGCTACGTGCTGGGCAACTACTCTGCTCTCGAGCAGATCCTGACCAATCTGGTTAAGAACGCCATCAATTACACCGCGCGCGGCGGTACGATCTCCGTTGTCGCCGAGCAGATCGGCGCATCGCATGTAGAAATCGTCGTCAACGATTCCGGGGCAGGCATTGCACGGCAAGATCTCTTCCACATCTTCGAGCCGTTCTATCGGGCGGAGCCGTCACGTAACCGCGCAAAAGGCGGCTCAGGACTCGGTCTCGCCATCGTCTCCGAATTAGTGCGCCTCCATCACGGCAAGATCACCGTCCGCAGCGCGGTCGGTCGCGGAACGACCGTGGTTGTCTCGCTTCCGCTCGCGGCGATTCCGGAACCAGCACCGTCACTGCGTGATAAGAACTTCTTCGACGAAGTCGCGGTCGACTATTCCCATCGCAAGATCTGA
- a CDS encoding response regulator produces MAAIRAKYLPSGKREWLIALVIFGAFLASSQLSRYLFFSPAVISPAAGVGLAGLVLGGLTMWPAIYLASLTNLIINGSSAISMIGFPIVNTIQALAGAYLLKKAGFDPLFGRRRDVFTFMSISLIISMILPSAGFGIRAIDMWLGDALPLTVTWGTWWAGTLLSMLVVGSFLIRWIGKPRLHPRTRAQTAEIVIALVLLTGITIPLFWTDNVRFAGVSLVYFLLIPLFWIALRLGPRLMTAALLFVTVNAIAGVLYGPHAIAPEQMGVRIFNVEIFLNIITVIFFVLVGIEEERKTINTMLRTHVGRLEDALAQLSHQNQAKSEFLAVLAHELRNPLAPLLSTVELLKLKRGDEGDPEETRMLSAAEERVRTMGHLLDDLLDMSRITQATFELKREDVELRPAVEKAIEIAKPLMDLRQHRIETDMPDGKIWMHVDPVRFEQMLVNLLTNAAKYTERGGTIEVIAHREDSGLAVAVRDNGIGIQPEMLDRVFEPFQQVPSKRTSGLGIGLSVVRKLAEMHDGSITAESRGLGNGSTFTLHLPASAVHLSISPLTARAPERPLVSSSFKILVVDDNTEAAQGLGKLLTLRGHEVKLAFAGADAITVARREAPHIILLDIGLPDMDGYEVARNLREEETDSALIALTGYGQDEDKQRAKSAGFDYHLTKPVGLAEIEGVFAHIEKARA; encoded by the coding sequence ATGGCTGCTATCCGCGCGAAGTATCTGCCTTCGGGAAAACGCGAATGGCTGATAGCTCTGGTCATTTTCGGAGCATTCCTCGCATCATCCCAACTCAGTCGCTATCTTTTCTTCTCCCCCGCGGTCATTTCACCTGCAGCGGGCGTCGGGCTCGCCGGGCTCGTCCTCGGCGGCCTTACGATGTGGCCGGCGATCTATCTTGCCTCGCTCACGAACCTCATCATCAACGGTTCCTCAGCAATCTCGATGATCGGATTCCCGATCGTGAACACGATACAGGCGCTCGCCGGTGCCTATCTTCTTAAAAAAGCAGGATTCGATCCTCTCTTCGGTCGACGACGTGATGTCTTTACGTTCATGTCGATCTCGCTCATTATCTCGATGATACTCCCGAGCGCCGGCTTCGGAATCCGTGCCATCGACATGTGGCTGGGCGACGCCTTGCCGCTCACGGTGACCTGGGGCACGTGGTGGGCGGGAACGCTGCTCAGCATGTTGGTCGTAGGATCCTTCCTCATCCGCTGGATAGGTAAACCGCGCCTGCATCCCCGCACGAGGGCACAAACTGCTGAGATAGTGATCGCCCTTGTTCTGCTCACAGGAATTACGATACCGCTTTTCTGGACCGATAACGTCCGATTCGCGGGTGTTTCTTTGGTCTACTTCCTCCTTATCCCGCTCTTTTGGATCGCGCTCCGCCTGGGACCTCGACTGATGACCGCGGCGCTCCTCTTCGTAACCGTGAATGCCATCGCGGGAGTACTCTACGGGCCGCACGCGATTGCACCGGAGCAGATGGGTGTTCGTATATTCAATGTCGAGATATTCCTCAACATCATCACGGTGATTTTCTTCGTTCTCGTCGGTATCGAAGAAGAACGCAAGACCATCAATACCATGCTCCGCACCCATGTCGGCCGTCTCGAGGATGCGCTTGCGCAGCTCAGTCACCAGAATCAGGCAAAAAGCGAATTCCTCGCCGTCTTGGCGCACGAGCTTCGCAATCCGCTCGCACCGCTTCTCTCCACGGTCGAACTCCTCAAGCTCAAACGCGGCGATGAGGGTGATCCCGAGGAAACACGGATGCTCAGTGCCGCCGAAGAGCGTGTACGGACCATGGGACATCTGCTCGACGATCTCCTCGATATGTCCCGTATCACGCAGGCTACCTTCGAACTCAAGCGCGAAGATGTCGAACTGAGACCTGCGGTGGAAAAAGCGATCGAGATCGCGAAGCCGCTCATGGATCTCCGGCAGCATCGGATAGAAACGGATATGCCCGACGGGAAGATCTGGATGCATGTCGATCCGGTGCGATTTGAACAGATGCTCGTGAACCTCCTCACGAACGCCGCGAAATACACTGAGCGCGGCGGGACGATCGAAGTCATTGCGCATCGCGAAGACAGCGGCCTCGCCGTTGCGGTGCGTGACAACGGGATCGGCATCCAGCCTGAGATGCTCGATCGTGTATTCGAACCGTTCCAGCAAGTCCCCTCGAAACGCACCAGCGGCCTCGGCATCGGACTCTCCGTCGTACGGAAGTTAGCGGAAATGCACGACGGCTCGATTACGGCGGAAAGCCGGGGTCTCGGCAACGGAAGTACGTTCACCTTGCACCTACCGGCAAGCGCCGTGCATCTTTCAATCTCACCTCTGACAGCTCGCGCACCCGAACGACCACTGGTGTCGAGCTCGTTCAAGATCTTGGTCGTCGACGACAATACCGAAGCAGCGCAGGGTCTCGGGAAGCTGCTTACGTTACGAGGACATGAGGTGAAGCTCGCCTTTGCCGGCGCTGACGCCATCACCGTTGCGCGACGCGAAGCGCCGCATATCATCCTCTTGGATATCGGTCTTCCGGACATGGATGGGTACGAGGTTGCTCGCAATCTCCGCGAAGAAGAGACTGATTCCGCACTCATCGCCCTTACCGGCTACGGACAGGACGAGGATAAACAACGCGCGAAGAGTGCCGGATTCGATTACCACCTCACCAAGCCCGTCGGACTCGCTGAGATAGAAGGAGTATTCGCACACATCGAGAAGGCTCGTGCATAG
- a CDS encoding RNA polymerase sigma factor: MTDPRKRPTQEKAYLEAFETYSDPLFRHAFFRLSNRDRALELTQETFLKAWDYVQGGGEVQQFKSFLYRILNNLIVDEYRKSKQSSLDEMLENDTGELERRLSEGDVRETEESLDQESLLEEIRTRIPELPDVYREAITMRYIDGFTPKEIAGMIGVTENVVSVRLHRGVIKLKALCAKQDI, encoded by the coding sequence ATGACAGACCCCCGAAAGCGGCCCACACAAGAGAAGGCCTATCTTGAGGCATTCGAGACCTATTCCGATCCCCTGTTCAGACATGCATTCTTCCGTCTGAGCAATCGCGATCGCGCGCTCGAACTCACCCAGGAGACCTTCCTCAAAGCATGGGATTACGTACAAGGCGGCGGCGAGGTACAGCAATTCAAGAGTTTCCTCTATCGGATACTCAACAACCTCATCGTCGACGAATACCGCAAGAGCAAACAGTCATCGTTGGATGAAATGCTCGAGAACGATACGGGGGAACTTGAGAGACGCTTGTCGGAGGGAGACGTGCGCGAAACCGAAGAAAGCCTCGACCAGGAATCACTCCTCGAAGAGATTCGTACGCGCATTCCCGAACTCCCCGACGTCTATCGGGAAGCCATCACCATGCGCTACATCGACGGATTCACGCCGAAGGAGATCGCGGGTATGATCGGCGTCACGGAGAACGTCGTCTCGGTGCGATTGCATCGCGGCGTCATCAAGCTCAAAGCACTCTGCGCCAAACAGGATATATGA
- a CDS encoding glycosyltransferase family 2 protein, with the protein MNLGTPTLHAQGLRRIASTPPSVAISPVHQVTIPEMRKGTPAPLPAAIAPRTRWQKLTGDLGPWFLFFASIYVILLLKVITFHSFYDHLFFGFYSILITSYILSRFIFAYFKKPVAADLTYQPSVTFVVPAKNEEENIAETIRRFGMINYPREKLEVILINDGSTDATLPEMWQAADEICDRVGRVEIVEWDHNQGKRAGMAAGAQKASHDIVVFIDSDSFVEPDAITHLVKYFADPEVGAVSGHTDVYNQDTNLLTQMQAIRYYISFKVYKAAESVFGTVTCCPGCCSAYRRSYLMEFIDEWRHQKFLGAECTFGDDRSLTNFMIRKYRAVYSDEAKAYTVVPETFGKYVKQQQRWKKSWIRETFIASTFMWKKNPIAAISFYSYVFLAFASPVVFFRALAWYPIAERQWPVVYLIGLFLMLILHGVFYRLQVGKRKWFLAICSFWFNSVVLMWQLPWAALTLRDSRWGTR; encoded by the coding sequence ATGAATCTGGGGACGCCGACATTACACGCGCAAGGCCTGCGACGTATTGCTTCCACGCCGCCATCGGTAGCCATTTCTCCCGTGCATCAGGTAACGATTCCTGAGATGCGCAAAGGAACCCCCGCACCCCTGCCCGCAGCGATAGCACCACGCACGCGCTGGCAAAAGCTCACCGGCGATCTTGGTCCGTGGTTCCTCTTCTTCGCATCCATCTACGTCATCCTTCTCCTGAAAGTGATCACCTTCCACTCGTTCTACGACCACCTATTCTTCGGCTTCTACAGCATCCTCATCACGAGTTACATCCTTTCCCGATTCATCTTCGCGTACTTCAAGAAACCCGTAGCGGCGGACCTCACCTATCAACCATCGGTCACCTTCGTCGTACCGGCAAAAAACGAGGAAGAAAATATCGCCGAAACCATCCGCCGGTTCGGCATGATCAACTACCCCCGCGAGAAGCTTGAAGTCATCCTCATCAACGACGGCTCGACCGACGCGACGCTTCCGGAGATGTGGCAGGCTGCCGATGAGATCTGTGATCGTGTCGGACGGGTTGAGATCGTCGAATGGGATCACAACCAAGGCAAGCGTGCCGGCATGGCCGCGGGTGCCCAGAAAGCCTCGCATGACATCGTCGTATTCATCGATTCGGACAGCTTCGTCGAACCGGACGCCATCACGCATCTCGTGAAATATTTCGCCGATCCCGAAGTCGGTGCGGTTTCGGGACACACCGATGTCTACAACCAGGACACGAATCTCCTTACGCAGATGCAGGCGATCCGCTACTACATCTCATTCAAGGTCTATAAAGCGGCGGAAAGCGTCTTCGGCACCGTCACCTGCTGTCCGGGCTGTTGCAGCGCCTATCGACGCTCGTACCTCATGGAATTCATCGATGAGTGGCGTCATCAGAAATTCCTCGGAGCCGAATGCACCTTCGGCGACGATCGCTCGCTGACGAATTTCATGATCCGCAAATACCGTGCCGTCTACTCCGATGAGGCGAAGGCCTACACGGTCGTGCCCGAGACCTTCGGTAAATACGTAAAACAGCAGCAGCGCTGGAAGAAATCATGGATACGCGAGACCTTCATCGCCTCGACCTTCATGTGGAAGAAGAATCCGATCGCGGCGATCTCGTTCTATTCCTACGTGTTCCTCGCGTTCGCTTCCCCGGTCGTCTTCTTCAGGGCTCTCGCGTGGTATCCCATCGCGGAGCGCCAGTGGCCGGTGGTCTATCTCATCGGGCTCTTCCTCATGCTCATACTCCACGGCGTCTTCTATCGCCTCCAAGTCGGTAAGCGCAAGTGGTTCCTCGCCATCTGCAGCTTCTGGTTCAATTCCGTAGTCCTCATGTGGCAGCTGCCGTGGGCAGCACTTACGCTCCGCGACTCACGCTGGGGCACCCGATAA
- a CDS encoding polysaccharide deacetylase family protein codes for MYLDLSARKVATVISIVAVLFLFVYSTYAAKMDLFGTTPFFYTINVGSKYALESLMAGVAKNRLFAGAAGAFGFDTHEEQASGRSASSIPVLTYHRVVDDANDVNNITVSRFRDQMTTLKDAGWQAVSLQDFEAFMRGEKELPEKSFLLTFDDGAKQSFYPVDPILKSLGYNAAIYIIVQSSYTPESTYYLSPEEIRWMLKTGRWAIGSHSYDGHRSYPTDARGGDGIFFADRIWDKDAARIETPEEFTARVRDDLTNARTTLENTYNVPIDTFAFPLGNETGIRGANNFPEGASVTEDTARSLYEWGFVQTNNQTYTFNFPRTTTATFSSAFPFTNERLSADFLIHRIHVDYDWDGARLLSIMENGRAKELPYEDDFSESRGWLPAWGSLEMGRNNLQLAAAQSITSASTFLDGSALWDNYSFKAAMNWNGSHVSVLADVVDSKTYHSCAFSEGVVRLQQTVNGETTTLKEKHDTRISYGENVRPGIRVHGAVIECTWDFASILEDYSRTFSGGVGLQIWDPQPGTARVQVSSVLVRPVTD; via the coding sequence ATGTACCTGGATCTCTCGGCACGAAAAGTAGCCACCGTCATAAGCATCGTCGCGGTCTTGTTCCTGTTCGTGTATTCGACCTACGCGGCAAAGATGGATCTCTTCGGTACGACACCCTTCTTCTACACCATCAACGTCGGCTCGAAGTACGCGCTTGAATCCCTTATGGCCGGTGTCGCGAAAAACCGCCTCTTTGCAGGCGCGGCGGGAGCCTTCGGTTTCGACACCCACGAAGAGCAGGCCTCGGGACGCAGCGCCTCTTCGATTCCCGTACTCACCTACCACCGCGTAGTCGACGACGCGAATGATGTGAACAACATCACGGTTTCGCGTTTCCGCGACCAGATGACGACACTCAAGGATGCCGGTTGGCAGGCGGTGAGCCTGCAGGATTTCGAAGCGTTCATGCGCGGCGAGAAGGAGTTGCCTGAAAAGTCGTTCCTCCTCACCTTCGACGATGGCGCAAAGCAGAGCTTCTATCCCGTAGATCCCATCCTCAAATCCCTCGGATACAACGCCGCGATCTATATCATCGTGCAGTCATCGTACACACCCGAGAGTACGTACTACCTCTCTCCGGAAGAAATCCGCTGGATGCTGAAGACCGGACGATGGGCGATCGGATCACACTCATATGACGGACACCGCTCGTATCCGACCGATGCGCGCGGCGGTGATGGGATATTCTTTGCCGACCGGATCTGGGACAAGGATGCCGCCCGCATCGAGACGCCCGAGGAATTCACCGCACGTGTGCGGGACGATCTCACCAACGCACGCACAACACTGGAGAACACCTATAACGTGCCGATCGACACCTTCGCGTTCCCGCTCGGAAATGAAACCGGCATCCGCGGAGCGAACAATTTCCCTGAAGGAGCATCCGTTACCGAAGATACCGCGCGCTCCCTCTACGAATGGGGGTTCGTGCAGACGAATAACCAGACATATACGTTCAACTTCCCTCGTACGACGACCGCGACGTTCTCATCCGCATTCCCCTTCACCAACGAACGCCTGAGCGCTGATTTCCTCATACATCGCATCCACGTCGATTACGACTGGGACGGCGCACGGCTTCTTTCCATCATGGAGAACGGCCGCGCCAAGGAATTACCGTATGAGGACGATTTCTCAGAGAGCCGCGGCTGGTTACCGGCATGGGGATCGCTCGAGATGGGACGCAACAACCTTCAGCTCGCGGCTGCTCAAAGCATCACGAGCGCATCGACCTTCCTCGATGGATCAGCGCTCTGGGACAATTACTCCTTCAAAGCCGCGATGAACTGGAACGGCAGCCATGTCTCTGTTCTTGCCGACGTCGTCGACTCGAAGACCTACCATTCATGCGCCTTCTCAGAAGGAGTCGTGCGGCTGCAGCAGACGGTTAACGGCGAAACGACCACGCTCAAGGAAAAACACGATACCCGCATCAGCTACGGCGAGAACGTGCGTCCCGGGATTCGGGTGCATGGCGCCGTCATCGAATGTACGTGGGATTTCGCATCGATCCTGGAGGATTATTCGCGCACCTTCTCGGGAGGCGTAGGTCTGCAGATCTGGGATCCGCAACCAGGAACGGCGCGCGTACAAGTCTCGTCGGTACTCGTGCGCCCGGTCACCGATTAG
- a CDS encoding HAD-IIB family hydrolase: MQKHFFFDLDNTLTRSRSHIDPAHAPILAQLTDRADVIVVTGSQASQTQKQLDPELSGRYFILAQNGNQAIHRDGTVLWERRPTPEQKAAITSLVDKMVAHLSLTVADANDLIEDRGCSIAYSTIGHHEDVSRKEAYDPDHSKRRALLEHFKTDVDTLRTQHNIEVRTGGTTCLDFFEAGKHKGFNVGEFIKAMQWQKDECLYVGDALFPGGNDETVVGVIPTHLVKDYHATYEYLSGVLV, encoded by the coding sequence ATGCAGAAGCACTTCTTCTTCGACCTCGATAACACCCTTACCCGCAGCCGCAGCCATATCGACCCGGCGCATGCGCCGATTCTCGCTCAATTAACGGATCGCGCCGATGTCATCGTGGTCACCGGCAGTCAGGCTTCACAGACACAAAAACAACTCGATCCCGAGCTTTCGGGACGTTATTTCATTCTTGCCCAGAACGGCAACCAGGCCATCCATCGCGACGGGACGGTGCTCTGGGAGCGACGTCCAACCCCCGAGCAGAAGGCTGCGATCACGTCCCTTGTCGACAAGATGGTCGCACACCTCTCCCTTACCGTTGCTGACGCGAATGACCTTATCGAGGATCGCGGCTGCTCAATCGCCTACAGCACGATCGGTCATCATGAGGACGTATCAAGAAAGGAAGCCTACGATCCCGACCACTCGAAACGCCGAGCACTTCTCGAGCATTTCAAGACGGACGTTGATACGCTCCGCACGCAGCACAACATCGAAGTCCGCACCGGCGGGACTACCTGTCTCGACTTCTTCGAGGCTGGAAAACACAAAGGCTTTAATGTCGGCGAATTCATAAAAGCGATGCAATGGCAGAAAGATGAGTGCCTATATGTCGGCGATGCACTGTTCCCCGGCGGTAATGACGAGACGGTCGTCGGCGTCATCCCGACACACCTCGTGAAGGACTACCATGCCACCTATGAGTATCTTTCGGGCGTTTTGGTATAA
- a CDS encoding response regulator transcription factor, whose translation MKILIVEDEKKLADALARGLTLKGYSVDTIDDGKKALTRISLHRNDYDLIILDLMLPSMDGHEICKGAREMGVTVPILILTARNETDKKVDLLLSGADDYLVKPFSFEELSARVHALLRRPNEAVPDVLKVDNVELNPVERTVLRDGNEIPLTLKEFGLLEYFMRHPNQVINREDLLSHLWDFNYESFSNVVDVHVKNLRRKLAQGGDPSILETVRGIGYRLRG comes from the coding sequence ATGAAGATACTCATAGTCGAAGACGAGAAGAAACTGGCTGATGCGCTCGCCCGCGGCCTCACCCTTAAGGGCTACAGCGTCGACACTATCGATGATGGCAAGAAGGCGCTCACGCGCATCTCCCTCCATCGTAATGACTACGATCTCATAATCCTCGACCTCATGCTCCCTTCCATGGATGGCCATGAGATCTGCAAAGGCGCCCGTGAGATGGGCGTCACCGTGCCGATCCTCATCCTCACCGCACGCAATGAGACCGATAAGAAGGTAGATCTGCTTCTTTCAGGCGCCGACGACTACCTCGTAAAGCCGTTCTCATTCGAAGAACTCTCTGCGCGTGTCCATGCCTTGCTCCGTCGTCCGAACGAAGCAGTGCCCGATGTCCTGAAGGTCGATAACGTGGAATTGAATCCCGTCGAGCGCACCGTCCTTCGCGATGGCAACGAGATCCCGCTCACTCTTAAGGAGTTCGGGCTCCTCGAGTACTTCATGCGCCACCCGAATCAGGTGATCAATCGCGAGGACCTTCTTTCTCACTTATGGGATTTCAATTATGAGTCGTTCAGTAACGTCGTCGATGTTCATGTCAAGAATCTTCGAAGGAAGCTTGCTCAAGGAGGAGATCCAAGCATATTGGAAACGGTTCGCGGCATCGGTTACCGGCTTCGCGGATAA